A single genomic interval of Adhaeribacter pallidiroseus harbors:
- a CDS encoding energy transducer TonB — MEKQLNYSTASLDDIVFEYRNKSYGAFFLRKIYNKHVTIATIVAIALFILFLSAPLIAKLIGGDDDSNKVVKIEKVVELAEPPSLENKPPPPPPDLPPPPPPVVSTVKFTPPVIKKDEEVREEEEIPDQKELEDVVIATETVVGNTNQEVLTEVEAPSEVGEVVSEEIFTFVEQNPTFPGGLDAMYKYLGKNIKYPAVASRNGLEGNVILQFVVNKEGAISDITVVKSLGGGTDEEAIRVIKTMPNWTPGKQNGRPVNVRYTLPVRFKLQ, encoded by the coding sequence ATGGAAAAACAACTGAATTATTCCACCGCGTCGCTCGATGACATTGTATTCGAGTACCGCAACAAATCTTATGGAGCTTTTTTCTTGCGTAAGATTTATAACAAGCACGTTACTATTGCTACTATTGTTGCTATTGCCCTTTTTATTTTGTTTTTGAGCGCTCCTTTAATTGCAAAATTAATTGGTGGCGACGATGACTCAAATAAAGTGGTAAAAATAGAGAAAGTAGTAGAGCTGGCTGAACCACCATCATTAGAGAATAAGCCACCCCCACCCCCACCAGATTTGCCGCCACCGCCGCCACCTGTGGTATCAACGGTTAAGTTTACGCCTCCGGTAATTAAAAAAGACGAAGAGGTACGGGAAGAAGAAGAAATTCCGGATCAAAAAGAGCTGGAAGACGTGGTAATCGCTACTGAAACTGTAGTGGGTAACACCAACCAGGAAGTTTTAACGGAAGTGGAAGCTCCTTCTGAAGTAGGTGAAGTTGTATCGGAAGAGATTTTTACTTTCGTAGAGCAAAACCCAACGTTTCCGGGTGGTTTAGACGCAATGTACAAGTATTTGGGTAAGAACATTAAATACCCGGCAGTTGCTTCGCGTAATGGTTTAGAAGGTAACGTAATCTTGCAATTTGTAGTAAACAAAGAAGGCGCTATCTCTGATATAACCGTTGTTAAATCCCTTGGTGGAGGAACTGACGAAGAAGCTATCCGGGTTATTAAAACCATGCCTAACTGGACTCCAGGCAAGCAAAATGGTCGACCCGTTAACGTTCGTTACACTTTACCTGTTCGATTTAAATTACAGTAA
- a CDS encoding ExbD/TolR family protein, which translates to MPKVKPHRARPSLDMTPMVDLAFLLVTFFMLISKFAPEEVVVVDTPSSTSDIKLPESDIITISVDKTGRAFYAVGGQQTRQALLDKMSAKYKVNFTAAEKKQFATMESFGVPIEQLKSLLDMSPEDRKRANQPGVPFDSLNNQLGDWIMQTRYSNPKVKIAIKGDNDADVPAIKGVIKTLQDRKVNRFNLITDMEVKPRNL; encoded by the coding sequence ATGCCTAAAGTAAAACCTCATAGAGCCCGACCTTCCCTGGACATGACGCCCATGGTGGACTTGGCCTTCTTGTTGGTTACCTTCTTCATGCTGATTTCTAAATTTGCACCGGAAGAAGTAGTGGTGGTCGATACCCCGTCATCAACCTCGGACATTAAACTACCAGAATCGGATATTATTACGATTTCGGTAGATAAAACCGGACGAGCTTTTTACGCGGTAGGTGGCCAGCAAACCAGACAAGCATTATTAGATAAAATGTCGGCTAAATACAAAGTAAACTTCACTGCAGCGGAAAAAAAGCAATTTGCCACTATGGAGAGCTTTGGCGTGCCAATAGAACAATTGAAATCTTTACTGGACATGAGTCCGGAAGATCGGAAAAGAGCAAATCAGCCAGGCGTTCCATTTGATTCATTAAATAATCAATTGGGAGACTGGATTATGCAAACCCGTTATTCTAACCCAAAGGTAAAGATTGCGATTAAAGGTGATAACGATGCGGACGTTCCGGCAATAAAAGGAGTTATTAAAACCTTGCAAGATCGGAAAGTTAATCGTTTCAACCTGATCACCGATATGGAAGTAAAACCTAGAAACCTCTAA
- a CDS encoding ExbD/TolR family protein, producing the protein MAEIQEKGGGGGKGGKKRSKKQSTRIDMTPMVDLGFLLLTFFILTTTFAKPQTMEINMPVKPVKEDEQQALKASNALTLIADEKDQLFWYAGLPDAPAAPGVQLTDYSANGLRKILLEKRSNANLTVLLKQTDKSRYKNMVDMLDEMNITSIRKYAIVDVDPRDTKLIADAKAKL; encoded by the coding sequence ATGGCTGAAATACAAGAAAAAGGCGGCGGAGGCGGGAAAGGCGGGAAGAAAAGATCCAAGAAACAATCCACCCGGATTGATATGACCCCGATGGTGGACCTTGGTTTCCTTTTGTTAACGTTCTTTATTCTTACCACTACCTTCGCCAAACCCCAGACGATGGAGATTAACATGCCGGTAAAACCGGTTAAAGAAGATGAGCAACAAGCATTGAAAGCGTCGAATGCGTTAACCTTAATTGCGGATGAAAAAGATCAGCTCTTTTGGTACGCTGGTTTACCAGATGCTCCGGCGGCTCCCGGAGTTCAATTAACCGACTACTCCGCTAATGGTCTCCGGAAAATATTACTGGAGAAACGCTCAAATGCTAATTTAACGGTTTTATTAAAGCAGACCGACAAATCGCGCTACAAAAACATGGTTGACATGCTGGATGAAATGAATATTACAAGCATTCGGAAGTACGCGATTGTGGATGTGGACCCCCGGGATACTAAATTAATTGCAGATGCGAAAGCTAAATTGTAG
- a CDS encoding PstS family phosphate ABC transporter substrate-binding protein encodes MKSKINYNCLRLLLGLFLFIVFLTSCNREGKIEDTPTSGNIKISIDEAFEPIIDSHIYAFQKFYKYAKVTPAYKSEAETVKDLLQDSARLVVISRQLTNSEKEVFAQQKITPRITKIAIDGVALITHPTNIDTTFTMEELRNIFSGKVNTWKQLNPTSKLADITIVFDNAGSSTARYITDSITNNQPLPKNTFAAKTNKALVDYVAQTPNALGVIGVNWISDFDDTTAIGFLRKVKVAAVSTNPDKTVTDSYYQPFQGYLAQESYPLRRNVYIVSREARAGLGTGFASFVAGDKGQRIILKSGLVPATMPVRIISIKE; translated from the coding sequence ATGAAAAGTAAAATAAATTATAATTGCCTAAGATTATTGCTAGGCCTATTTCTGTTCATAGTTTTTTTAACCAGTTGCAACCGAGAAGGAAAAATTGAAGACACACCAACTTCCGGTAATATAAAGATTAGCATAGACGAAGCCTTTGAGCCTATTATTGATTCTCATATCTACGCTTTTCAAAAATTTTATAAGTATGCTAAAGTAACACCTGCGTATAAATCAGAAGCCGAAACGGTAAAAGACCTATTGCAAGATAGCGCCCGGCTTGTAGTTATTTCCCGACAATTAACAAATTCAGAGAAAGAAGTTTTTGCCCAGCAAAAAATTACTCCTCGTATTACAAAAATTGCGATTGATGGCGTAGCTTTGATTACGCATCCAACCAACATTGATACTACTTTTACAATGGAAGAACTACGCAATATTTTTAGTGGTAAGGTAAATACCTGGAAACAGCTTAACCCGACTTCTAAATTAGCCGATATTACCATTGTTTTTGATAATGCCGGATCCAGTACGGCCCGCTATATCACTGATTCTATAACCAATAATCAGCCTTTACCTAAAAATACTTTTGCCGCTAAAACCAACAAAGCACTAGTAGATTATGTGGCTCAAACGCCAAACGCCTTAGGCGTTATTGGGGTTAACTGGATTAGTGATTTTGACGACACAACTGCTATCGGTTTTTTACGTAAAGTAAAAGTTGCAGCGGTAAGTACTAATCCAGATAAAACAGTAACCGATTCGTATTATCAACCGTTTCAAGGATATTTAGCCCAAGAGTCTTACCCGTTGCGGCGAAATGTGTATATTGTCAGCCGGGAAGCTCGGGCGGGGCTTGGCACAGGTTTTGCGTCTTTTGTTGCTGGAGATAAAGGTCAGCGCATTATACTAAAATCAGGATTAGTACCTGCTACGATGCCCGTACGTATAATATCTATTAAAGAATAA
- a CDS encoding MotA/TolQ/ExbB proton channel family protein yields the protein MEKKNAVSTNAPKPATSKPAATAKQEGGAAGSIFASIVIPVAIVVSILIYMFILGNPANFEGGNPENHPLPGNYLGVVYKGGIIVPMLISLNLMILTFAIERFLTINKARGSKGIEQFVRTIRQKLNVNDVNGALAACDAQKGSVANVVRAGLGKYKEMETDRTLAKDQKILAIQKEIEESTALELPMLEKNLVIISTIASISTLVGLIGTVLGMIKAFSALATAGSPDAVALANGISEALINTALGIIGSTIAIIAYNFFTSKIDALTYSIDEAGFSIIQTFAAQHDNAGHTSTAPTTHSSVNI from the coding sequence ATGGAAAAAAAGAATGCCGTAAGTACGAATGCGCCAAAACCAGCAACTTCAAAGCCAGCAGCTACCGCCAAACAAGAAGGAGGCGCCGCCGGTTCTATTTTTGCCAGCATCGTTATCCCAGTAGCAATTGTGGTTTCAATCTTGATATACATGTTTATCCTGGGTAACCCGGCAAACTTTGAAGGTGGAAATCCGGAAAATCACCCCCTACCAGGTAATTACCTTGGCGTAGTTTACAAAGGTGGCATTATTGTGCCCATGTTGATTTCCTTAAACTTAATGATTTTAACTTTTGCCATTGAGCGTTTTTTAACGATTAATAAAGCAAGAGGCAGCAAGGGAATTGAGCAGTTTGTAAGAACTATTCGTCAGAAATTAAATGTAAATGATGTTAATGGCGCTTTAGCCGCCTGCGATGCTCAAAAAGGTTCGGTAGCCAATGTGGTAAGAGCTGGTTTAGGTAAATACAAAGAAATGGAAACCGATCGCACCTTAGCGAAAGATCAAAAAATTCTGGCTATTCAGAAAGAGATCGAAGAATCTACAGCTTTGGAATTGCCCATGCTAGAGAAAAACTTAGTAATTATTTCTACTATTGCTTCTATCTCTACCCTGGTAGGTCTGATTGGAACTGTATTGGGTATGATTAAAGCATTCTCGGCTCTTGCAACGGCCGGTAGCCCAGATGCAGTAGCCCTTGCAAACGGTATCTCGGAAGCTTTGATTAATACTGCCTTAGGTATTATTGGTTCTACTATTGCCATTATTGCTTATAACTTCTTTACAAGTAAAATTGATGCGCTTACTTACAGCATCGACGAAGCCGGCTTTAGTATTATCCAAACCTTTGCGGCACAGCACGATAATGCGGGTCATACGAGCACTGCTCCTACTACCCATTCATCTGTTAACATTTAA
- the glmM gene encoding phosphoglucosamine mutase yields the protein MALIKSISGIRGTIGGKAGEALTPLDVVKFTAAFGDWVLKTTQNNTIVVGRDARLSGDMVNKLVAATLQGMGINIIDVGLSTTPTVEMAVPAKKAGGGIILTASHNPKQWNALKLLNDKGEFISDKEGQLILELADKEAFEFAPVTKLGKYIQSDTALRKHIKAIVELPLVDVEAIAAKNFRVVVDAVNSSGGFAVPQLLEALGVTQIEKLYCEPDGNFAHNPEPLPENLREISKILEKGKFDLGIVVDPDVDRLALICEDGSMFGEEYTLVAVSDYVLQHTKGNTVSNLSSTRALRDVTEKAGGEYFASAVGEVNVVNLMKEKNAVIGGEGNGGIIYPELHYGRDALVGIALFLTHLAKSNLRISRLRAAYPNYYISKNKIELTPDIDVGDVLVQIQKRYAKQPVNTIDGVKIEFNKEWVHLRRSNTEPIIRIYAESETNATAEHLANKIIADIKEIITVKA from the coding sequence GTGGCTTTAATAAAATCTATTTCAGGGATCCGGGGCACCATTGGGGGAAAAGCAGGTGAGGCCTTAACGCCTCTGGATGTAGTTAAATTCACCGCTGCCTTTGGCGATTGGGTACTAAAAACTACGCAAAACAATACCATTGTAGTAGGGCGGGATGCTCGTTTGTCCGGCGACATGGTGAATAAGTTAGTGGCTGCCACTTTACAAGGAATGGGCATTAACATAATTGATGTGGGATTATCTACTACACCTACTGTGGAAATGGCGGTACCCGCCAAAAAAGCGGGCGGCGGCATTATCTTAACAGCCAGCCATAATCCAAAACAATGGAACGCTTTAAAATTACTGAACGATAAGGGGGAGTTTATATCGGATAAAGAAGGCCAGTTAATTTTAGAACTAGCCGATAAAGAAGCTTTTGAGTTTGCCCCGGTTACTAAACTGGGAAAATACATCCAGAGCGATACCGCTTTACGCAAACACATTAAAGCCATTGTGGAATTGCCCCTAGTAGATGTAGAAGCTATTGCGGCTAAAAACTTTCGGGTAGTAGTAGATGCGGTAAATTCTAGCGGCGGTTTTGCAGTGCCTCAGTTACTAGAAGCATTAGGCGTAACGCAGATAGAAAAACTATACTGCGAACCCGACGGTAATTTTGCCCACAATCCGGAACCTCTGCCCGAAAACTTACGGGAAATTTCAAAAATTCTGGAAAAAGGCAAGTTTGACTTAGGTATTGTCGTGGACCCGGATGTAGACCGCTTGGCATTAATATGCGAAGATGGTAGTATGTTTGGGGAAGAATACACCCTGGTAGCCGTATCCGATTATGTGTTGCAGCACACCAAAGGCAATACGGTATCTAATTTGTCATCTACCAGAGCTTTACGCGATGTTACCGAAAAAGCCGGCGGCGAATATTTTGCTTCTGCGGTAGGTGAAGTAAATGTAGTAAACCTCATGAAAGAAAAAAATGCGGTAATTGGTGGCGAAGGTAATGGGGGCATCATTTACCCCGAGCTTCACTACGGTCGCGATGCCTTGGTGGGTATTGCGCTATTCTTAACGCATTTAGCTAAAAGTAATTTACGGATATCGCGCTTGCGGGCCGCTTACCCAAACTATTACATTTCTAAAAATAAAATCGAATTAACGCCGGATATTGATGTAGGCGATGTTTTAGTGCAGATTCAAAAACGCTACGCGAAGCAACCGGTAAATACCATTGACGGAGTAAAAATCGAGTTTAATAAAGAATGGGTGCATCTCCGGCGATCGAACACCGAACCAATTATCCGGATTTACGCCGAATCGGAAACCAACGCTACGGCCGAGCATCTGGCTAACAAAATCATCGCCGATATTAAAGAGATTATTACGGTAAAAGCCTAA
- a CDS encoding tetratricopeptide repeat protein, with protein MIKNWKYILAFSASFVATTGFAQSVQDIQRLVEVERYKEAKASLRRLSTSNPNEEVSYYLGDLYLKEGKPDSANVIFSQALAKDDKSALSMIGLGKVALAKGNTAEAERQFDAAVKRTKGKDANIFKQIGRAYADTDVKDITKALGYIGEANKITKNNDAAAYITLGDIHQKNPNGGGEAMNAYDRAIQIDPNNATAFMKKGQLFVRSKNYNEAQAAFEKVIALNPNFAPAYRELGEMNYFVGKYDRAVENFKKYRSMAENSIDTQIKYASFLFLTEDYAGTLAEAQQVLQQDPNNLVMNRLMAYSLYKTNKVPEALQAMEKYFQLAQADPTKIIASDYAYYGRMLADTGKPAEATANLEKALAMDPQNLDVQNEAAGAYVKAKQYDKAIAMYKTKIAAKPSLVDNFKLADVYLAAEKFDTADSLYAGIIQARPEYATAYLRRAQVAEAKDKGQTGAAKTAYEEYIKVASQDPTKAASNKQGLFVANYYLGFQAYKAKDLATAKTYWTAAKSLDPTNKDVDVALKNIEAAQRRPAATTKRKSS; from the coding sequence ATGATCAAAAACTGGAAGTATATTCTAGCGTTTTCTGCTTCATTCGTTGCAACAACTGGTTTTGCCCAATCCGTGCAAGATATTCAACGATTAGTTGAAGTGGAACGTTACAAAGAAGCAAAAGCAAGCTTACGTCGACTAAGTACATCTAATCCGAATGAAGAGGTAAGCTACTATTTAGGCGATTTATATTTAAAAGAAGGTAAACCTGATTCTGCCAATGTAATATTTAGCCAAGCATTAGCTAAGGACGATAAATCAGCATTGAGCATGATAGGTTTAGGCAAAGTAGCTTTAGCAAAAGGCAATACGGCTGAGGCCGAACGTCAATTTGATGCAGCTGTAAAGCGTACCAAAGGGAAAGATGCTAATATTTTCAAACAAATCGGTCGCGCTTACGCCGACACAGATGTAAAAGATATTACAAAGGCTCTTGGTTACATAGGCGAAGCAAATAAAATTACTAAGAATAATGATGCGGCTGCCTATATTACTCTGGGTGATATTCATCAAAAAAACCCGAATGGTGGCGGTGAAGCCATGAACGCTTATGATCGTGCTATTCAAATAGACCCGAATAACGCTACGGCTTTCATGAAAAAAGGCCAGTTATTTGTAAGATCTAAGAATTACAACGAAGCCCAAGCAGCCTTTGAAAAAGTAATTGCTTTAAACCCAAATTTTGCGCCCGCTTACCGCGAGTTAGGTGAGATGAATTACTTCGTAGGTAAGTACGACAGAGCAGTAGAAAATTTTAAGAAATACCGCTCTATGGCTGAGAATTCGATTGACACTCAAATTAAATATGCGTCTTTCCTGTTCTTAACCGAAGATTACGCTGGTACCTTGGCTGAAGCGCAGCAAGTTTTACAGCAAGATCCAAACAACTTAGTGATGAATCGTTTGATGGCTTATTCACTATATAAAACCAATAAGGTTCCGGAAGCTTTACAAGCTATGGAAAAATACTTTCAATTAGCGCAAGCTGATCCAACTAAAATAATAGCTTCCGATTACGCTTATTATGGTCGTATGTTAGCTGATACCGGCAAGCCGGCAGAGGCAACTGCTAATCTGGAAAAAGCCTTAGCTATGGATCCGCAAAACTTAGATGTACAAAATGAGGCTGCTGGTGCTTATGTAAAGGCCAAGCAATATGATAAAGCTATTGCAATGTACAAAACTAAAATTGCTGCTAAACCTAGCTTAGTTGATAACTTTAAATTAGCGGATGTTTATCTAGCGGCAGAAAAATTTGATACCGCTGATTCTTTATACGCTGGTATTATTCAAGCCAGACCGGAATATGCGACAGCTTATTTGCGCCGTGCACAAGTTGCTGAAGCAAAAGATAAAGGACAAACCGGAGCAGCTAAAACAGCTTATGAGGAGTATATTAAAGTTGCTAGCCAAGATCCAACAAAAGCAGCTTCAAATAAGCAAGGATTATTTGTTGCTAATTATTATCTAGGTTTTCAGGCCTATAAAGCTAAAGATCTTGCTACTGCTAAAACCTACTGGACAGCTGCTAAGAGCTTAGATCCGACTAACAAAGACGTTGATGTTGCTTTAAAAAATATTGAAGCAGCTCAAAGAAGACCAGCTGCTACTACTAAAAGAAAATCTTCGTAG